The proteins below come from a single Vicinamibacterales bacterium genomic window:
- a CDS encoding GDP-mannose 4,6-dehydratase → AMKAGQCITAIDPRYFRPAEVETLLGDPRKAREKLGWVPTTTFEELVAEMMAADLSLARRDALVTEAGYRAPKNHE, encoded by the coding sequence CGGCGATGAAGGCCGGCCAATGCATTACCGCCATCGATCCGCGCTACTTCCGGCCGGCCGAAGTGGAGACGCTGCTCGGCGATCCGCGCAAAGCTCGGGAGAAACTAGGCTGGGTGCCGACGACGACGTTCGAAGAGTTGGTCGCCGAGATGATGGCCGCCGATTTGTCGTTGGCCAGGCGCGATGCGTTGGTGACCGAAGCCGGCTACAGGGCGCCGAAAAATCATGAGTGA
- a CDS encoding GDP-L-fucose synthase, with the protein MRLRDASIFVAGHRGLVGSAIVRQLQAEGAQRLILRPRQELDLTDQAAVEAFFASDKPEYVFLAAAKVGGILANDSYPAEFLRDNLAIQTNVIHSAWRHGVRKLCFLGSSCIYPKLAPQPLKEESLLTGPLEPTNEWYAIAKIAGIKMCQAYRRQYGFDAISLMPTNLYGPGDNFDLKTSHVLPALIRKFHEAKEQGAREVVIWGTGTPRREFLHVDDLAAAAVFLMKNYSDEQFINVGSGEDLTIRELAEMVAQAVGYTGSIVTDPSKPDGTPRKLMDVSRLSKLGWSPRIPLREGIERTYVEFQTAHAVPGPQP; encoded by the coding sequence ATGCGATTGCGCGACGCCAGTATCTTTGTCGCCGGCCACCGCGGCCTCGTCGGGTCGGCGATCGTGCGCCAGTTGCAGGCCGAGGGCGCCCAGCGCCTGATCCTGCGCCCACGGCAGGAGCTGGACCTGACCGATCAGGCGGCCGTAGAGGCCTTCTTCGCCAGCGACAAACCTGAGTACGTATTCCTGGCGGCGGCCAAGGTCGGCGGCATTCTCGCCAACGACAGTTATCCCGCGGAATTCCTGCGCGATAACCTGGCCATTCAAACCAACGTGATCCATAGCGCGTGGCGACATGGGGTGCGCAAGCTCTGCTTCCTCGGTTCGTCGTGCATCTATCCCAAGCTGGCGCCGCAACCGCTGAAGGAAGAGTCGCTGTTGACCGGCCCGCTGGAGCCGACCAACGAGTGGTACGCAATCGCCAAGATTGCCGGCATCAAGATGTGCCAGGCCTACCGCCGCCAGTATGGCTTCGACGCGATCAGCCTGATGCCGACCAATCTGTACGGCCCGGGCGACAACTTCGACCTGAAGACATCGCATGTGCTGCCGGCGCTGATCCGCAAATTCCATGAAGCGAAAGAGCAGGGTGCCCGTGAGGTCGTGATCTGGGGCACTGGCACGCCGCGACGTGAGTTTCTCCACGTGGACGACCTGGCGGCGGCAGCCGTGTTCCTGATGAAGAACTATTCGGACGAACAGTTCATCAACGTCGGCAGCGGCGAGGACCTGACCATCCGCGAGCTGGCGGAGATGGTGGCGCAAGCGGTGGGGTACACGGGCAGCATCGTCACCGATCCGAGCAAGCCGGACGGCACGCCGCGCAAGCTGATGGATGTTTCGCGCTTGAGCAAGTTGGGTTGGAGTCCGCGCATTCCATTGCGTGAGGGTATCGAGCGAACCTACGTTGAGTTTCAGACGGCGCACGCAGTGCCGGGCCCGCAACCGTGA